From the bacterium genome, one window contains:
- the lnt gene encoding apolipoprotein N-acyltransferase gives MGGALLAAASAALLLAAAPPFAAAPLALLALAPLLLALSRARTHGRAVALAWFAGALFHLGLLPWLPAAIVRTQGIAWPAAGLLFALFAVVHALPFALVALAARIPGSAPARVAATTAGWVVAESAWPQVLPWSLGAVVGPHPLLRQGADLAGVHGLAALLVAVNALLAEAAARWRAQPARAGLALAAAAMLVGGAGGYGSLRRRAASAAAPGRTARLAVVQAGALPTRAADPQGQAITAWAAYAATSATLAGRADVVLWPESVLPLYLGASPSWRARAEALARGLRAALVIGALDRTAAGEELNAAYVFTPALSAVGHKAVLVPFGEYRPAAVRWVPSRWWRPPAPRRAGPAAAVVDAGIRLAPSICFEAILPGYFNAAVRDGAEALVNLSDDSWFASPWAAAQHLEMTRLRAVETRRWLIRASHSGVSAVIDPRGVVVARLPFARRGTLLHVVDRRRGLTPYARWGDAPLLGASVATLVAIVGGGLWRRRQARSKTSTSASAAALS, from the coding sequence ATGGGCGGCGCGCTGCTCGCGGCGGCCAGCGCGGCGCTGCTGCTCGCCGCCGCGCCGCCGTTCGCCGCGGCGCCGCTCGCGCTGCTCGCCCTGGCGCCGCTGCTGCTCGCGCTGTCGCGCGCCCGCACGCATGGGCGGGCGGTGGCGCTGGCCTGGTTCGCCGGCGCGCTCTTCCACCTCGGCCTGCTGCCCTGGCTGCCGGCGGCGATCGTCCGCACCCAGGGCATCGCCTGGCCCGCGGCGGGGCTCCTGTTCGCGCTCTTCGCCGTCGTGCACGCGCTGCCGTTCGCGCTGGTCGCGCTGGCGGCGCGCATCCCAGGCTCGGCGCCGGCGCGCGTCGCGGCGACGACCGCGGGATGGGTCGTGGCCGAATCCGCGTGGCCGCAGGTCCTGCCCTGGTCACTCGGCGCCGTGGTGGGACCCCATCCCCTGCTTCGCCAGGGCGCGGATCTCGCCGGCGTGCACGGGCTCGCCGCCCTGCTCGTCGCCGTCAACGCCCTGCTCGCCGAGGCGGCGGCGCGCTGGCGCGCGCAGCCGGCGCGGGCCGGCCTGGCCCTCGCCGCGGCCGCGATGCTCGTCGGCGGCGCGGGTGGCTACGGCAGCCTGCGCCGGCGCGCCGCCAGCGCGGCGGCGCCCGGACGGACGGCGCGCCTCGCCGTCGTCCAGGCCGGCGCTCTGCCGACGCGCGCCGCGGACCCGCAGGGGCAGGCGATCACCGCATGGGCGGCGTACGCCGCGACCAGCGCGACGCTCGCGGGCCGCGCCGACGTCGTCCTCTGGCCGGAGTCGGTGCTGCCGCTCTACCTCGGCGCCTCGCCGTCGTGGCGGGCGCGCGCCGAGGCGTTGGCGCGCGGGCTGCGCGCCGCCCTGGTGATCGGCGCCCTCGATCGCACCGCCGCCGGCGAGGAGTTGAACGCCGCCTACGTGTTCACACCCGCGCTGTCCGCCGTCGGTCACAAGGCGGTGCTGGTGCCGTTCGGCGAGTATCGGCCCGCCGCCGTGCGCTGGGTGCCGTCGCGCTGGTGGCGACCGCCGGCGCCGCGCCGCGCCGGTCCCGCGGCGGCGGTCGTCGACGCCGGCATCCGGCTCGCCCCCAGCATCTGCTTCGAGGCGATCCTGCCGGGATACTTCAATGCCGCCGTTCGCGACGGCGCGGAGGCGCTGGTGAATCTCAGCGACGACAGTTGGTTCGCCAGCCCGTGGGCGGCGGCCCAGCACCTCGAAATGACGCGCCTGCGCGCCGTCGAGACTCGCCGCTGGTTGATCCGCGCCTCGCACTCCGGCGTCAGCGCGGTGATCGACCCGCGCGGCGTCGTCGTCGCGCGGCTGCCCTTCGCGCGGCGCGGCACGCTGCTGCACGTCGTCGATCGCCGTCGCGGCCTGACGCCGTATGCGCGGTGGGGCGACGCGCCGCTGCTCGGCGCATCAGTGGCGACGCTGGTGGCGATCGTCGGCGGCGGCCTGTGGCGCCGTCGTCAGGCGAGGTCGAAGACCAGCACCTCGGCGTCGGCCGCGGCGTTGAGCTGA
- a CDS encoding pirin family protein, translating into MITIRRAAERGHTRIGWLDSWHTFSFGEYHDPRHVEFRALRVINEDRVAPGQGFGTHAHRDMEIVTYVLDGALEHRDSLGNGSVIRPGEIQRMSAGTGIRHSEFNASASDTVHFLQIWIMPARAGIAPGYEQRALPAGVRGGLAVIASPDGRAGSVTIHQDAAILAAQLAPGASVEHPLAAGRHAWVQVARGTVTANGQSLQAGDGAAVGDERAVQLNAAADAEVLVFDLA; encoded by the coding sequence ATGATCACGATCCGGCGCGCCGCCGAGCGCGGGCACACGCGCATCGGCTGGTTGGACAGTTGGCACACCTTCTCCTTCGGCGAGTACCACGATCCGCGGCACGTCGAATTTCGCGCCCTGCGCGTGATCAACGAGGACCGCGTCGCGCCCGGCCAGGGCTTCGGCACGCACGCGCATCGCGACATGGAGATCGTCACCTACGTGCTCGACGGCGCGCTCGAACACCGCGACAGCCTCGGCAACGGGTCGGTCATCCGCCCCGGCGAGATCCAGCGCATGAGCGCCGGCACCGGCATCCGCCACAGCGAGTTCAACGCATCGGCATCCGACACCGTGCACTTCCTGCAGATCTGGATCATGCCGGCGCGGGCCGGCATCGCGCCCGGATACGAGCAACGCGCCCTGCCGGCGGGCGTGCGCGGCGGGCTCGCCGTGATCGCGTCGCCCGACGGGCGCGCCGGATCGGTGACCATCCACCAGGATGCGGCGATCCTCGCCGCGCAGCTCGCCCCCGGCGCCAGCGTCGAGCACCCGCTCGCCGCCGGCCGCCATGCCTGGGTGCAGGTGGCGCGCGGGACGGTGACCGCCAACGGGCAGTCGCTGCAGGCCGGCGACGGCGCGGCGGTGGGCGACGAGCGCGCCGTTCAGCTCAACGCCGCGGCCGACGCCGAGGTGCTGGTCTTCGACCTCGCCTGA
- a CDS encoding CCA tRNA nucleotidyltransferase, whose protein sequence is MTAGERAARAVIAGLRAAGHVAYFVGGSVRDQLRGVAPTEFDVATDATAAQVQALFPRTVPVGAQFGVVIVVIDGQPVEVASFRADEEYRDGRHPIGVRPATPEEDARRRDFTINGMFRDADSGAVLDYVGGRADLAAGIIRAIGDPAARFAEDRLRMLRAVRFAARLRFAIEPATFAAIRAHAAAITSVSWERIGDEIARILTEGAAQRGVQLLDDTGLLAHVLPEIAAMKGVEQSPDYHPEGDVFTHTLLLLGGLRQPSLELALAALLHDVSKRECAARRPDGRITFYGHAEIGAEKAVAICQRLRRSRETWERVAWLVRHHLRIASAPQMRRSTLRRFLAEPWIEELLELARLDILASNKDLAAYEFCRRVQVELAGEPIKPPPLLRGRDLLALGYRSGPRFAEILGAVEERQLEGELSSRDEALAWVERHYVK, encoded by the coding sequence ATGACCGCCGGGGAACGCGCGGCGCGGGCGGTGATCGCTGGCCTGCGCGCCGCCGGGCACGTCGCCTACTTCGTCGGCGGCTCGGTGCGCGACCAGTTGCGGGGCGTGGCGCCGACCGAGTTCGACGTCGCCACCGACGCGACCGCCGCGCAGGTGCAGGCGCTGTTCCCGCGCACCGTGCCGGTCGGCGCGCAGTTCGGCGTCGTCATCGTCGTCATCGACGGCCAGCCGGTGGAGGTTGCGAGCTTCCGCGCCGACGAGGAGTATCGCGACGGCCGCCACCCGATCGGCGTGCGACCGGCGACGCCGGAGGAGGACGCGCGCCGGCGCGATTTCACGATCAACGGCATGTTCCGCGACGCCGACAGCGGCGCGGTGCTCGACTACGTCGGCGGCCGCGCCGACCTCGCGGCCGGGATCATCCGCGCCATCGGCGATCCGGCGGCGCGCTTCGCCGAGGACCGGCTGCGCATGCTGCGCGCCGTGCGCTTCGCGGCGCGCCTGCGCTTCGCCATCGAGCCCGCGACCTTCGCCGCCATCCGCGCCCACGCGGCCGCGATCACCAGCGTGTCGTGGGAGCGCATCGGCGACGAGATCGCGCGCATCCTCACCGAGGGGGCGGCGCAGCGCGGCGTCCAGCTCCTCGACGACACGGGGCTGCTGGCGCACGTGCTGCCGGAGATCGCGGCGATGAAGGGCGTCGAGCAATCGCCCGACTACCATCCGGAGGGCGACGTGTTCACCCACACCCTGCTGCTGCTCGGCGGCCTGCGGCAGCCGAGCCTGGAGCTGGCGCTCGCCGCGCTGTTGCACGACGTGTCGAAGCGCGAGTGCGCCGCGCGCCGGCCGGATGGCCGCATCACCTTCTACGGCCACGCCGAGATCGGCGCCGAGAAGGCGGTGGCGATCTGCCAGCGCCTGCGCCGCAGTCGCGAGACCTGGGAGCGCGTCGCCTGGCTGGTGCGCCACCACCTGCGCATCGCCAGCGCGCCGCAGATGCGGCGCAGCACGCTGCGCCGCTTCCTCGCCGAGCCATGGATCGAGGAGCTGCTCGAGCTGGCGCGGCTCGACATCCTCGCCTCGAACAAGGACCTCGCGGCCTACGAGTTCTGCCGCCGCGTCCAGGTCGAGCTCGCCGGCGAGCCGATCAAACCGCCGCCGCTGCTGCGCGGCCGCGACCTGCTGGCGCTCGGGTACCGGAGTGGCCCGCGGTTCGCCGAGATCCTCGGCGCCGTCGAGGAGCGCCAGCTCGAGGGCGAGCTCAGCAGCCGCGACGAGGCGCTGGCGTGGGTGGAGCGGCACTATGTGAAGTAG
- a CDS encoding putative DNA binding domain-containing protein, protein MNLVEILKRPEGKTLEFKRDLSSPDGALKTIVAFANTAGGTLLVGVEDRTRHVRGVPDALDLEERLASLVSDRISPRLVPEIEILPWRRTQVLALQVHPSPSRPHHLIREGPAAGVYVRVGSTNRRADTELIEELRRFARGEGFDEQPMPGLDSEALDFRAASESFASVRALARRDLETLRLVTEHQGRKVPTVGGMILFGRERERHFPDAWIQAGRFAGADKRHILDRAEVRSIPARGVEEAVAFVRKHAWHGAVIGALRRKDRWSIPPEAVREAVINAVVHADYAQRGAPIRLSIFDDRLEIENPGLLPFGLTIEDLPRGVSKLRNRVIGRVFHALGLIEQWGSGVQRMTAACQAAGLPAPVFEEIATRFRVTIATTQIGPRVVEDTDQAILDALGEAKGLATSEIAAAIGLSPRATRTRLARLVGRGFVREIGTGPQDPRRRYFLAERDPA, encoded by the coding sequence ATGAACCTGGTCGAGATCCTGAAGCGCCCCGAGGGCAAGACGCTGGAGTTCAAGCGTGACCTGTCCTCCCCGGATGGGGCGCTCAAGACGATCGTCGCCTTCGCCAACACGGCCGGCGGCACGCTGCTCGTCGGCGTGGAGGACCGCACCCGCCACGTTCGCGGCGTGCCTGACGCACTCGACCTGGAGGAGCGTCTGGCCAGCCTCGTCAGCGATCGCATCAGCCCGCGTCTCGTCCCGGAGATCGAGATCCTGCCCTGGCGCCGCACGCAGGTGCTGGCCCTGCAGGTCCATCCGAGCCCGAGCCGGCCGCACCATCTGATCCGCGAAGGGCCCGCCGCCGGAGTCTACGTCCGCGTCGGCTCCACGAATCGGCGCGCCGACACCGAGCTGATCGAGGAACTGCGCCGTTTCGCGCGGGGCGAGGGGTTCGACGAGCAGCCGATGCCCGGGCTCGACTCGGAAGCCCTCGACTTCCGAGCGGCTTCCGAGTCGTTCGCTTCGGTCCGCGCGCTCGCCCGCCGGGATCTGGAGACCTTGCGCCTCGTCACGGAGCACCAGGGCCGAAAGGTGCCGACCGTGGGCGGGATGATCCTCTTCGGGCGGGAGCGCGAGCGGCACTTCCCGGACGCCTGGATCCAGGCGGGGCGCTTCGCGGGCGCCGACAAGCGCCACATCCTCGACCGCGCCGAGGTTCGCTCCATCCCTGCGCGCGGCGTGGAAGAAGCCGTCGCCTTCGTGCGGAAGCACGCCTGGCATGGTGCCGTGATCGGCGCGTTGCGCCGGAAGGACCGTTGGAGCATCCCTCCCGAGGCCGTGCGCGAGGCCGTCATCAACGCGGTGGTTCACGCCGACTACGCCCAGCGCGGCGCGCCAATCCGCCTGTCGATCTTCGACGACCGCCTCGAGATCGAGAACCCGGGGCTCCTGCCCTTCGGCCTCACGATCGAGGACCTGCCGCGCGGCGTCTCGAAGCTGCGCAACCGGGTGATCGGCCGGGTCTTCCACGCGCTCGGCCTGATCGAGCAATGGGGCAGCGGCGTCCAGCGCATGACCGCCGCGTGTCAGGCGGCCGGGCTCCCCGCGCCAGTCTTCGAGGAGATCGCCACGCGCTTTCGCGTCACCATCGCCACGACCCAGATCGGCCCCAGGGTGGTCGAGGACACGGACCAGGCGATCCTGGACGCGCTCGGCGAAGCCAAGGGCCTCGCCACGAGCGAGATCGCCGCGGCGATCGGCCTCTCTCCCCGCGCGACTCGCACGCGGCTCGCGCGCCTCGTCGGCCGCGGATTCGTGCGTGAGATCGGCACCGGGCCGCAGGATCCGCGGCGGCGATATTTCCTGGCCGAGCGAGACCCCGCATGA
- a CDS encoding thioesterase family protein — protein sequence MAPGDLARDTAVTKLAVAPGWYTAELSNAWDFRTPSGGALMTVAMRAMQEELGDPELRPLSANTHFCSPVPAGPLAVRVEVLRKGGVAAQVRAQLSSTTVPGPGLEVSATFARARDGLDVIDTAPPSVRPPDQCPSGDEARLSILSERPRIFENLEWRLAAGHLWWTRDWAAGPARIARWFRYKVPQRLADGRFDPLAIPPIADTMPPALIQKLGPEHEPFFAPSLDLTVHFLEDTDAEWILTAVHVPRARAGYATADAEIWDERGRLIATATQMMLLRRVTGAPLPQG from the coding sequence ATGGCTCCCGGCGACCTGGCGCGCGATACGGCGGTGACCAAGCTTGCGGTCGCCCCGGGATGGTACACGGCCGAGCTGTCGAACGCCTGGGATTTCCGCACTCCCTCGGGTGGGGCGCTGATGACCGTCGCCATGCGCGCCATGCAGGAGGAGCTGGGCGATCCCGAGCTCCGTCCACTGTCGGCCAACACCCACTTCTGCTCGCCGGTGCCGGCGGGGCCGCTCGCGGTCCGGGTCGAGGTGCTGCGCAAGGGCGGGGTCGCGGCCCAGGTGCGCGCGCAACTGTCGTCGACCACCGTCCCCGGGCCCGGCCTGGAGGTCAGCGCCACGTTCGCCCGCGCGCGCGACGGGCTCGACGTCATCGACACCGCGCCGCCGTCGGTGCGGCCGCCCGACCAGTGCCCGTCGGGCGACGAGGCGCGGCTCTCGATCCTCAGCGAACGACCGCGCATCTTCGAGAACCTGGAGTGGCGGCTCGCGGCGGGACACCTGTGGTGGACCAGGGACTGGGCGGCCGGCCCGGCGCGGATCGCGCGCTGGTTCCGCTACAAGGTGCCGCAGCGCCTGGCCGACGGCCGCTTCGATCCGTTGGCCATTCCGCCGATCGCCGACACCATGCCGCCGGCCCTGATCCAAAAGCTCGGCCCCGAGCACGAGCCCTTCTTCGCCCCCAGCCTGGACCTGACCGTGCACTTCCTCGAGGACACCGACGCGGAGTGGATCCTCACCGCCGTGCACGTGCCGCGGGCGCGCGCCGGCTACGCCACCGCCGACGCCGAGATCTGGGACGAGCGCGGCCGCCTCATCGCCACCGCCACGCAGATGATGCTGCTGCGTCGCGTGACCGGCGCTCCGCTGCCCCAGGGCTGA
- a CDS encoding glycosyltransferase family 2 protein, whose translation MSVDPAVHLSVVIPAFNEARRLPRTLEQVTTYLARQDYRSEIVVVDDGCSDGTASLVRGWPAGPLPLRLIAHPDGRNHGKGATVRLGLTQAVGAHRLFMDADSSTTIDHIERFWPAFAEGYDVVIGSRDVAGAHVVIHQPWYKELGGKLGNLIIRGLAVPGIHDTQNGFKAVTARCAEDVVPRLTIDRWGFDVELLVAARCRGYRVKEVPIVWRNDAASTVPASAYLQVLGEVFRVRRQRAAGRYS comes from the coding sequence ATGTCGGTCGATCCCGCCGTCCATCTGTCGGTCGTCATCCCGGCGTTCAACGAAGCGCGCCGGCTGCCGAGGACGCTCGAGCAGGTGACGACGTACCTGGCGCGCCAGGACTATCGCAGCGAGATCGTGGTGGTCGACGACGGCTGCAGCGACGGCACCGCCAGCCTGGTGCGCGGCTGGCCGGCCGGTCCGCTGCCGCTGCGGCTGATCGCCCATCCCGACGGGCGCAATCACGGCAAGGGCGCCACCGTGCGCCTCGGCCTGACGCAGGCGGTCGGCGCGCATCGGCTGTTCATGGACGCCGACAGCTCCACCACCATCGATCACATCGAGCGCTTCTGGCCGGCGTTCGCGGAGGGTTACGACGTCGTCATCGGCTCGCGCGACGTCGCCGGCGCGCACGTCGTCATCCACCAGCCCTGGTACAAGGAACTGGGCGGCAAGCTCGGCAACCTGATCATCCGCGGCCTGGCGGTGCCGGGCATCCACGACACCCAGAACGGTTTCAAGGCGGTGACGGCGCGCTGCGCCGAAGACGTGGTGCCGCGCCTCACCATCGATCGCTGGGGCTTCGACGTCGAGCTGCTGGTCGCGGCGCGCTGCCGCGGCTACCGCGTCAAGGAAGTGCCGATCGTCTGGCGCAACGACGCCGCCAGCACCGTTCCCGCGAGCGCCTACCTGCAGGTCCTCGGCGAGGTCTTCCGCGTCCGCCGTCAACGCGCCGCGGGCCGGTACTCCTAG
- a CDS encoding acyl-CoA dehydrogenase family protein, with product MIEWSEQHLMIQDMVRKFVEAEIKPRLEELEHGDLPPYDILRKMMRTFGIDEVARQRFASQLARDRAKAEGKPVKEKGESGGTDVGMTLIPIIELCRCCPGMVTAMGVSVGLTAAAIMSKGTIAQKERWALPLMTMETIGSWAITEPDSGSDAFGGMKATARRDGNGGYLLNGNKTFITNGPYADTIVFICKLDEGDATAARDRKILSFILDKGMPGLAQSKPLRKMGMHSSPTGELFLEDVRVGRDRLIGETEDIPARSGAKDTFSMERSGVAAMALGIVEECLSLCVNYARTRVAFGKPIGEFQLIQLKLAQMEVARMNIQNIVFRQVEMAQQGKSMSFAEASATKLYTAQACMAVCLEAVQLFGGNGYMAEYRVEQLCRDAKVLQIYAGTDEIQVSAIARGLLAAA from the coding sequence ATGATCGAGTGGAGCGAGCAGCATCTGATGATCCAGGACATGGTGCGCAAGTTCGTCGAGGCGGAAATCAAACCGCGCCTCGAGGAGCTCGAGCACGGCGATCTGCCGCCCTACGACATCCTGCGCAAGATGATGCGGACCTTCGGCATCGACGAGGTGGCGCGCCAGCGCTTCGCCAGTCAGCTCGCCCGCGACCGGGCGAAGGCCGAGGGGAAGCCGGTGAAGGAGAAGGGCGAGAGCGGCGGCACCGACGTCGGCATGACCCTGATCCCGATCATCGAGCTGTGCCGCTGTTGTCCCGGCATGGTGACCGCCATGGGGGTCAGCGTCGGCCTGACCGCGGCGGCGATCATGTCGAAGGGGACGATCGCCCAGAAGGAGCGGTGGGCGTTGCCGCTGATGACGATGGAGACGATCGGCTCGTGGGCGATCACCGAGCCCGATTCCGGCTCCGACGCCTTCGGCGGCATGAAGGCGACGGCGCGCCGCGATGGCAACGGCGGCTACCTGCTCAACGGCAACAAGACCTTCATCACCAACGGCCCGTACGCCGACACCATCGTCTTCATCTGCAAGCTGGACGAGGGGGACGCCACCGCGGCGCGCGATCGCAAGATCCTCAGCTTCATCCTCGACAAGGGCATGCCCGGCCTCGCGCAGTCGAAGCCGCTGCGCAAGATGGGCATGCACTCGTCGCCCACCGGCGAGCTGTTCCTCGAGGACGTGCGCGTCGGCAGGGACCGCCTGATCGGCGAGACCGAGGACATCCCGGCGCGCTCCGGCGCGAAGGACACCTTCTCGATGGAGCGCAGCGGCGTCGCCGCGATGGCGCTCGGCATCGTCGAGGAGTGCCTGTCGCTGTGCGTCAACTACGCCCGCACCCGCGTCGCCTTCGGCAAGCCGATCGGCGAGTTCCAGCTCATCCAGCTCAAGCTGGCGCAGATGGAAGTGGCGCGGATGAACATCCAGAACATCGTCTTCCGCCAGGTGGAGATGGCGCAGCAGGGCAAGAGCATGAGCTTCGCGGAAGCGTCGGCGACCAAGCTCTACACCGCGCAGGCGTGCATGGCGGTGTGCCTGGAGGCGGTGCAGCTCTTCGGCGGCAACGGCTACATGGCCGAGTACCGCGTCGAGCAGCTCTGCCGCGACGCCAAGGTGCTGCAGATCTACGCCGGCACCGACGAGATCCAGGTCTCGGCCATCGCCCGCGGCCTGCTCGCGGCCGCCTAG
- a CDS encoding glycoside hydrolase family 127 protein, with amino-acid sequence MQAARFTLLPPPAIRAGGWVREQLRLAAAGLTGRMMEVWPDVGPNSGWLGGDGESWERGPYYARGLVALAHALGDPDLIARAAPWLEWTLASQRADGWFGPAGNDDWWARMPMLDALRWHAEATGDPRVAPFLDRYLRHQLAHLPERPLQLWGKPRGGDNLDAALWLYDRGGAPWLLELAALLHAQTSDWIGELGGDGPPSEEFDFGHGVNRAMGFKEPALWWRCSGDPRHLAAVRHGWERVMACHGQVQGLYSGDEFLHGRGATQGTELCTIVELLASLERVLVVGGEAWAADAIERVALNALPSILAADHCSHQYFQLANQIECTPGNRNFWVPHDTDLLFGTATGYGCCAANLHMGWPRLVQHLWLRRGDELCAPLFAPSTVTTSIAGVPVTIEEDTAYPFDEAIAFRVRCAGPVRFAVSLRVPAWAGAAEVEAPGAAGQRIERAGWWRVEREWRDGDRLHLRLPMPLRVSRWDRGAVAVERGPLVFAVRVGEAWRAVAGTPPFADYEVRPTTPWNYALALDPAAPAKAIRVEHRAGAAQPWSPEGTPIVLRARARRVPSWVAADGVAGPVPQPPLSDLGPEEVIELIPFGAARLRISQCPLAAAAEPA; translated from the coding sequence GTGCAGGCAGCGCGGTTCACCCTGCTTCCACCGCCGGCGATCCGCGCCGGCGGCTGGGTGCGCGAGCAACTGCGGTTGGCGGCGGCGGGGCTGACCGGGCGCATGATGGAGGTCTGGCCGGACGTCGGGCCGAACAGCGGCTGGTTGGGTGGGGACGGCGAGAGCTGGGAGCGCGGGCCCTACTACGCGCGCGGCCTGGTGGCGCTGGCGCATGCGCTCGGCGATCCCGATCTGATCGCGCGCGCCGCGCCATGGCTCGAGTGGACGCTGGCGAGCCAGCGCGCCGACGGCTGGTTCGGGCCCGCCGGCAACGACGACTGGTGGGCGCGGATGCCGATGCTCGACGCCCTGCGCTGGCATGCCGAGGCGACCGGCGATCCGCGCGTCGCGCCGTTCCTCGACCGCTACCTGCGCCACCAGCTCGCGCATCTGCCGGAGCGGCCGCTGCAGCTCTGGGGCAAGCCGCGCGGCGGCGACAACCTGGATGCGGCGCTCTGGCTGTACGACCGCGGGGGCGCGCCCTGGCTGCTCGAGCTGGCGGCGCTGCTGCACGCCCAGACCAGCGACTGGATCGGCGAGCTCGGCGGCGACGGCCCGCCGTCGGAGGAGTTCGACTTCGGGCACGGCGTGAACCGCGCCATGGGGTTCAAGGAGCCGGCGCTGTGGTGGCGCTGCTCGGGCGATCCCCGTCATCTCGCCGCGGTGCGCCACGGCTGGGAGCGCGTCATGGCGTGCCACGGCCAGGTGCAGGGGCTGTATTCGGGCGACGAATTCCTGCACGGGCGCGGGGCGACGCAGGGCACCGAGCTCTGCACCATCGTCGAGCTGCTCGCCAGCCTCGAGCGCGTGCTGGTCGTCGGCGGCGAGGCGTGGGCGGCCGACGCGATCGAGCGCGTGGCGCTCAACGCGCTGCCGTCGATCCTCGCCGCCGACCACTGCTCGCACCAGTACTTCCAGCTCGCCAACCAGATCGAGTGCACGCCCGGCAATCGCAACTTCTGGGTGCCGCACGACACCGACCTGCTGTTCGGCACCGCCACCGGGTACGGCTGCTGCGCCGCGAACCTGCACATGGGATGGCCGCGGCTGGTGCAGCACCTGTGGCTGCGCCGCGGCGACGAGCTGTGCGCGCCGCTGTTCGCGCCGTCGACCGTGACGACGTCGATCGCGGGCGTGCCGGTGACGATCGAGGAGGACACGGCGTACCCGTTCGACGAGGCGATCGCCTTTCGCGTGCGCTGCGCCGGCCCAGTGCGCTTCGCCGTGTCGCTGCGCGTGCCGGCGTGGGCGGGCGCCGCGGAGGTCGAGGCTCCGGGCGCGGCGGGGCAGCGCATCGAGCGCGCCGGCTGGTGGCGGGTCGAGCGCGAGTGGCGCGACGGCGATCGCCTGCACCTGCGGCTGCCGATGCCGCTGCGCGTCTCGCGCTGGGATCGCGGCGCGGTCGCCGTCGAGCGCGGGCCGCTGGTGTTCGCCGTCCGCGTCGGCGAGGCGTGGCGGGCGGTCGCCGGGACGCCGCCGTTCGCCGACTACGAGGTGCGGCCGACGACGCCGTGGAACTACGCGCTGGCGCTCGACCCCGCCGCACCCGCCAAGGCGATCCGCGTCGAGCACCGCGCCGGCGCCGCCCAGCCGTGGTCGCCGGAGGGCACGCCGATCGTGTTGCGCGCCCGTGCCCGACGCGTGCCGTCGTGGGTCGCGGCGGACGGCGTCGCCGGTCCGGTGCCGCAGCCGCCGCTGTCCGATCTGGGGCCCGAGGAAGTCATCGAGCTGATCCCCTTCGGCGCCGCCCGGCTGCGGATCAGTCAGTGTCCGCTCGCCGCGGCCGCGGAGCCGGCGTGA